A window from Alkalicoccobacillus plakortidis encodes these proteins:
- a CDS encoding GntR family transcriptional regulator produces MKKQTFAQDFFSSGVESVKSLREIAVEKIKEAIVSGYFLPGDHLKERELSQLMGISTTPIKEAFRILGNEGFVKTVPRKGTYVSEYANTSIEEILLLRASIEGLCCRLAAMKMSESDLDLLEKQVTKMAQLKEEHDAEALLQQNTAFHEMIVHFAANAMIKNMLDNVKAFDQAFRKRALSYNKEIIEGYAEHSAIFQAIKQRDGDLAEQLMKQHILRTTEFILSNQNE; encoded by the coding sequence ATGAAAAAGCAGACGTTCGCACAGGATTTTTTCAGTTCTGGAGTTGAAAGTGTTAAGTCTTTGCGGGAGATCGCAGTTGAGAAAATTAAAGAGGCCATCGTTAGTGGCTATTTTCTACCTGGTGATCATCTAAAGGAACGAGAACTCTCACAACTAATGGGCATTAGTACAACTCCAATAAAAGAAGCATTCCGTATTCTTGGAAATGAGGGCTTTGTTAAAACGGTGCCACGCAAAGGGACATACGTATCCGAATATGCCAATACATCGATTGAGGAAATACTGTTACTCAGAGCTTCCATTGAAGGACTTTGCTGTCGATTGGCTGCAATGAAGATGTCAGAGTCAGACCTAGACCTTTTAGAAAAACAAGTAACAAAAATGGCTCAGTTAAAGGAAGAACATGATGCTGAAGCTTTGTTACAGCAAAATACTGCTTTTCACGAGATGATTGTTCATTTTGCAGCAAATGCAATGATTAAAAACATGCTAGATAATGTAAAAGCATTTGACCAAGCATTTCGAAAAAGAGCTCTTTCATATAACAAAGAAATCATAGAGGGTTATGCAGAGCACTCAGCTATTTTTCAAGCAATAAAACAACGAGATGGCGATTTGGCTGAGCAATTAATGAAACAGCATATCTTACGTACAACAGAATTTATACTCTCTAATCAGAATGAATAA
- a CDS encoding dihydrodipicolinate synthase family protein, which yields MDYQLFAKKLETISAIPITAFHDDLSVNWDGVKENIEYLIEHELKVVVPCGNTSEFYALSIDEAKEEIRRVVEYVNGRALVVAGVGYAVPTAVELGNYAKEAGADAIMIHMPVHPYITSEGATNYFRSIIEQVDLPTLVYFKDPHISDDVLKELAPLERLVGVKYAINDLPRFTKLVREVPSSHNIAWICGTAEKWAPYYWNAGAVGFTSGLVNILPSKSFELLEALRTNNTKQTWDVWEYVLPFEDLRAKYNNGNNVVVIKEAMEAVGLTAGKTREPVAALNEADHAEVEALLETWGLKTTQNS from the coding sequence ATGGATTACCAACTTTTTGCTAAGAAACTAGAAACGATTTCAGCTATCCCTATTACAGCATTTCATGATGATTTAAGTGTGAACTGGGATGGAGTGAAAGAAAACATTGAGTATTTAATCGAACATGAACTAAAAGTGGTGGTTCCATGTGGGAATACGAGTGAGTTCTATGCTCTATCAATTGATGAAGCAAAAGAAGAGATTCGTAGAGTTGTAGAATACGTCAATGGTAGGGCGCTTGTTGTTGCAGGTGTTGGCTATGCCGTACCGACAGCAGTTGAGCTTGGAAACTATGCAAAAGAAGCAGGGGCAGACGCTATTATGATTCATATGCCAGTGCATCCTTACATTACTTCAGAAGGAGCAACGAATTATTTCCGTTCGATTATTGAACAAGTTGATTTGCCAACCCTTGTTTATTTTAAAGATCCACATATTTCAGATGATGTTCTGAAGGAATTGGCTCCACTTGAAAGACTGGTAGGTGTCAAATATGCGATTAACGACCTACCTCGTTTTACAAAATTGGTTCGAGAAGTGCCAAGCTCACACAATATCGCGTGGATTTGTGGCACCGCTGAAAAGTGGGCACCGTATTACTGGAACGCAGGTGCAGTAGGATTTACCTCTGGTTTAGTGAACATCCTGCCTAGTAAGTCGTTTGAATTACTTGAGGCACTTAGAACAAACAATACCAAACAAACGTGGGATGTCTGGGAATACGTCTTACCATTTGAAGATTTAAGAGCCAAATACAATAACGGAAATAATGTCGTTGTTATTAAGGAAGCGATGGAGGCTGTTGGTCTAACAGCTGGAAAAACACGTGAGCCGGTAGCTGCTTTAAATGAAGCCGATCACGCAGAAGTTGAAGCATTACTTGAAACATGGGGATTAAAAACAACGCAAAATTCATAA
- a CDS encoding tripartite tricarboxylate transporter TctB family protein — MNVTQERVMGMVIAILGLLMFLNTLTMSFMMLADDPGPTLLPRIVSVALIFCGVGLIFLKSEGAKKVTFTLNKNSKRMVVSFVALLVYALLFNIIGYIISTFVFLSFLTWHLTENKNKSVIWKSLLNGIVVTVIIYIVFSQLLDVILPAGFL; from the coding sequence ATGAATGTAACACAAGAACGAGTAATGGGAATGGTCATTGCAATTCTCGGCTTGCTGATGTTTTTGAATACATTAACCATGTCTTTTATGATGCTTGCTGACGATCCTGGTCCCACATTGTTACCGAGGATTGTATCTGTAGCATTAATATTCTGTGGAGTGGGGTTAATTTTTTTGAAAAGCGAGGGAGCAAAAAAAGTCACTTTCACATTAAACAAAAATAGTAAACGTATGGTTGTGAGTTTTGTTGCACTACTTGTGTATGCATTACTGTTTAACATAATTGGATATATCATTAGTACGTTTGTATTCCTTAGCTTTTTAACTTGGCATTTAACTGAAAATAAAAATAAATCAGTGATCTGGAAAAGTTTACTTAATGGAATTGTTGTAACCGTTATCATATACATTGTATTTTCACAACTGCTCGATGTAATCTTACCAGCAGGGTTTCTATAA
- the mmsA gene encoding multiple monosaccharide ABC transporter ATP-binding protein, producing MANILLDMKSITKQFPGVKALDNVNLQVQQGEIHALCGENGAGKSTLMKVLSGVYEYGSYEGEIHFQQELCMFKDVRQSEEKGIAIIHQELALIPELTISENIFLGHERGRFGMVDWDETTKLAENLLKRVNLSEPVQSKIKHIGVGKQQLVEIAKALAKNVKLLILDEPTASLNETDSQNLLNLLLELKQEGITSIIISHKLNEIKQIADKVTIIRDGQTIKTLDVKIEEVTEDRIIRGMVGRSLSNRFPDYEKKPGETILEVKNWNVYHPIQRDRQIIFDASFHVKKGEIIGIAGLMGAGRTELAMSMFGGAYGSKISGSLVLNGNETSFSSVSDAIKSGLAYATEDRKSYGLILMNDVKENISLASLNKLSRRKVIHEIEEVKVAEDFRKKMRIKTPTIQQETGNLSGGNQQKVVLSKWIFSNPDVLILDEPTRGIDVGAKYEIYTIIQELVEKGKGIIMISSELPELIGMCSRVYAMNKGRITGEVYGESLNQEDLMRLMTKEVAYEDISYNHSK from the coding sequence ATGGCAAACATTCTTCTAGATATGAAAAGTATTACGAAGCAATTTCCAGGTGTTAAGGCTCTTGATAACGTCAATTTACAAGTTCAACAGGGTGAAATTCATGCACTTTGTGGTGAAAATGGTGCCGGTAAATCAACGTTAATGAAGGTGTTAAGTGGCGTATATGAGTATGGAAGTTATGAGGGAGAGATCCATTTTCAACAGGAGCTCTGCATGTTTAAAGATGTGCGGCAGAGTGAGGAAAAAGGCATTGCGATTATCCATCAAGAGCTTGCTTTGATTCCTGAATTAACGATCTCAGAAAATATATTTCTCGGTCATGAACGCGGTCGCTTTGGTATGGTGGACTGGGATGAGACAACAAAATTAGCGGAAAATCTCCTTAAACGAGTAAATTTATCAGAACCTGTTCAATCAAAAATCAAACACATTGGGGTAGGTAAGCAACAGCTGGTTGAGATTGCAAAAGCTCTTGCAAAAAATGTGAAACTGCTTATTCTTGATGAGCCGACAGCCTCCTTAAATGAAACGGATAGTCAAAACCTGTTAAATCTGCTTTTAGAGCTAAAACAGGAAGGCATTACGTCAATTATCATTTCTCACAAGCTTAATGAGATTAAACAAATAGCAGATAAAGTAACGATCATCCGTGATGGACAGACCATTAAAACATTAGATGTGAAGATAGAAGAGGTAACGGAAGATCGGATTATTAGAGGGATGGTTGGTAGGAGTCTTTCAAATCGTTTTCCAGATTACGAGAAAAAGCCTGGTGAAACCATCCTTGAGGTTAAAAATTGGAACGTATATCACCCGATTCAACGCGACCGACAGATCATTTTTGACGCATCGTTTCATGTAAAAAAAGGTGAAATTATTGGTATAGCGGGACTAATGGGGGCAGGACGAACCGAGCTTGCGATGAGCATGTTTGGTGGCGCGTATGGTTCGAAAATTAGCGGAAGCCTAGTGTTAAATGGAAACGAAACATCGTTCTCATCCGTTAGTGACGCGATTAAATCAGGATTGGCTTATGCAACAGAGGATCGTAAATCATATGGATTAATTTTAATGAACGATGTCAAAGAAAACATCTCCCTAGCCAGTCTAAATAAACTATCCAGAAGAAAGGTCATACATGAAATAGAGGAAGTAAAGGTAGCAGAAGATTTCCGAAAAAAAATGAGAATTAAGACACCAACCATTCAGCAGGAGACAGGCAATCTAAGTGGTGGCAATCAACAGAAAGTGGTTCTGAGTAAGTGGATTTTCTCTAATCCAGATGTCTTAATCCTTGATGAACCAACAAGAGGAATTGATGTAGGAGCCAAATACGAAATATACACGATCATCCAAGAGTTAGTTGAAAAAGGCAAAGGCATTATCATGATTTCTTCTGAGCTGCCTGAGTTAATCGGCATGTGTAGCCGTGTGTACGCGATGAACAAAGGTCGGATCACTGGAGAAGTTTATGGTGAATCGTTGAACCAAGAAGATTTAATGAGGTTGATGACCAAGGAGGTGGCTTATGAAGACATTTCTTACAATCATTCAAAATAA
- a CDS encoding mandelate racemase/muconate lactonizing enzyme family protein produces the protein MKISKVKLTAVGVPRHTGFVNKHVIVQLETDEGAVGIGEMSDFSHLPRYSVDMKDLEATLDSILIGKNPFDTADINRELDLNFPQALYYYEKGSFIRNGVDTALYDVCSKFLGVSMSDLLGGRQREKFKVCYPIFRHRFLDEVDENIEIVRGRLEQGFDTFRLYVGKNVDADEAFLDRVYSEFGGKVTIKSLDFSHLLDWKDALRATKRLSKYHFELVESPAFWNDFEGLNHFRLQCEFPVSEHVWSPRQQYEMIKKDSVDIFNIAPVFIGGLTAARKAAYAAEVAGKSVLIGTTQELSIGTSAMAHFGSALPHLNYTSDPTGPELYIDDIVTQKIKYENGYLRLPDRNIAGIGVDLDWNKIEKYRVPDLSWGDVSVHQLQDRTSQTRG, from the coding sequence ATGAAAATTTCAAAAGTAAAGTTAACAGCAGTTGGAGTACCACGCCATACAGGGTTTGTAAATAAACATGTGATTGTGCAACTTGAGACAGATGAAGGAGCTGTGGGAATCGGAGAAATGTCCGATTTCTCTCACCTCCCACGCTACTCGGTAGATATGAAAGATCTTGAAGCTACTCTCGATTCGATTTTAATCGGAAAAAATCCATTTGATACGGCTGATATAAATAGAGAGCTAGACCTGAATTTCCCACAAGCTCTTTACTATTATGAAAAAGGTAGTTTTATTCGAAATGGTGTTGATACTGCCCTTTATGATGTGTGCTCAAAATTCCTAGGTGTCTCAATGTCTGATCTGTTAGGTGGACGTCAACGAGAAAAATTTAAAGTGTGTTATCCAATCTTCCGTCATCGCTTTTTAGATGAAGTTGATGAGAATATTGAAATTGTTCGAGGCAGACTAGAACAAGGTTTTGATACGTTCCGTCTATATGTTGGGAAAAACGTTGATGCAGATGAAGCATTTTTAGATCGTGTGTACTCTGAATTTGGCGGCAAAGTTACGATTAAATCTTTAGATTTTAGTCATTTGCTAGATTGGAAGGATGCATTAAGAGCAACAAAACGATTATCTAAATATCATTTTGAGCTTGTTGAAAGTCCAGCATTTTGGAATGACTTTGAAGGATTAAATCACTTCCGCTTACAGTGTGAATTCCCGGTGAGTGAGCATGTGTGGAGTCCAAGACAGCAGTATGAAATGATTAAAAAAGACTCTGTCGACATTTTTAACATTGCCCCTGTTTTTATTGGCGGACTGACAGCTGCACGTAAAGCTGCTTATGCCGCAGAGGTAGCTGGAAAAAGTGTGCTAATTGGTACAACACAGGAGCTCTCGATTGGAACATCGGCTATGGCTCATTTTGGAAGCGCATTACCACACTTAAATTACACATCTGACCCAACTGGTCCGGAGCTATATATCGACGACATCGTGACTCAAAAAATCAAATATGAAAACGGTTACCTCAGATTACCTGATCGTAATATTGCAGGCATAGGTGTGGACCTCGACTGGAATAAAATTGAGAAGTACCGCGTACCTGATCTAAGCTGGGGAGATGTTTCCGTACATCAGCTTCAGGATCGCACGTCCCAAACGAGAGGATAG
- a CDS encoding tripartite tricarboxylate transporter substrate binding protein, with product MRKQGKMAAVGMGVLILAACSTSEGKQASESDIAAYPNKTIEIYVPASPGGQTDTAARVMAKHLPKYLEANIVIVNQATAGGALAFENVRASDKDGYKLLFHHQALHTAHAVRQLEHSTDELTAIGTYSSVNQVFVVSANSPFDTLGDLVAFAEDNPNEVTYGSQIGGTTHFMGELLGIESGTEIKILDVGSESDRMTGLLGGQIDLAVTGVGNVLNYVESGDFKAIGVLADERDELAPELETTVEQGYDVQFPVVHTLYGPGDMPEEIVEKWNEATEKLAEDEAYNEELEKTFQQHTLMNSEETTIFSQEEMKKAQRIADELFSDIQ from the coding sequence ATGCGTAAGCAAGGGAAAATGGCAGCAGTCGGAATGGGAGTGCTTATTCTTGCTGCCTGTTCCACTTCAGAAGGAAAACAGGCATCAGAATCCGATATTGCGGCCTATCCAAATAAAACAATTGAGATCTATGTGCCAGCAAGTCCTGGTGGTCAGACAGATACGGCGGCTCGAGTTATGGCTAAACACCTACCTAAATACCTCGAAGCTAATATTGTGATTGTCAATCAAGCAACCGCTGGCGGTGCATTAGCATTTGAAAATGTTCGCGCATCAGATAAAGATGGCTACAAACTACTTTTTCATCATCAAGCCCTTCATACAGCGCATGCTGTACGTCAGCTTGAACATAGTACAGATGAGCTAACGGCAATTGGCACATACTCTTCTGTTAACCAAGTATTTGTCGTAAGTGCCAATTCACCTTTTGATACACTTGGTGATTTAGTTGCATTTGCCGAGGATAACCCAAATGAAGTCACTTATGGTTCACAAATTGGAGGGACCACTCACTTTATGGGTGAACTACTAGGCATTGAATCAGGTACTGAGATTAAAATCCTTGATGTCGGAAGTGAGTCCGATCGAATGACAGGACTGTTAGGTGGTCAAATTGATCTAGCTGTTACAGGCGTTGGAAATGTTCTAAACTACGTTGAGTCAGGGGACTTTAAGGCAATTGGTGTATTAGCAGACGAACGAGATGAGCTTGCGCCAGAACTTGAAACAACGGTCGAACAAGGCTACGATGTGCAATTTCCTGTCGTCCACACGCTTTATGGACCTGGAGATATGCCAGAAGAGATTGTTGAAAAATGGAATGAAGCCACTGAAAAGCTTGCAGAAGATGAGGCTTATAATGAAGAATTAGAGAAAACATTTCAGCAGCACACGTTAATGAACTCTGAAGAAACAACGATTTTTTCTCAAGAAGAAATGAAAAAGGCTCAGCGAATTGCAGATGAGTTATTTTCAGATATCCAATGA
- a CDS encoding class II fructose-bisphosphate aldolase — protein MFVSTKELLTQAEQDNAAIAAFNCYNAETVQAAIQAAEKANQGVLIAYGERYKDYMNLEAFAAFAIKFAELATVPVALHLDHSYEIDTIKRAIQAGFSSVMFDGSPHSLEENIRLTKEVVELAHAKGVHVEAEIGSMEKGDFSDEEEGDGRLTDPTEAAQFVTETGVDFLAASIGTVHGMYKGEPKLQFDLLKEIAEKIQIPLVLHGGSGTPEDQVLKAIDYGIRKINVNTEISLTAVTTIAEALEENPNAHLSSVMTEAQNKMIGHMEKIIKLYQNK, from the coding sequence ATGTTTGTCTCAACTAAAGAGCTTTTAACACAGGCTGAACAAGATAACGCTGCTATCGCGGCTTTTAATTGTTATAACGCAGAAACGGTTCAAGCAGCTATTCAGGCAGCTGAAAAAGCAAACCAAGGGGTATTAATCGCTTACGGAGAACGATATAAAGATTACATGAATTTGGAAGCGTTTGCGGCATTTGCGATCAAATTTGCTGAGTTAGCAACTGTTCCGGTTGCACTTCATTTAGATCATAGCTATGAAATAGATACAATTAAGCGAGCCATTCAAGCTGGATTCTCATCTGTTATGTTTGACGGTTCTCCTCATTCATTAGAAGAGAACATTAGACTGACAAAAGAAGTAGTTGAACTGGCTCATGCAAAAGGTGTGCACGTTGAGGCTGAAATCGGTTCAATGGAAAAAGGAGATTTTTCTGATGAAGAAGAGGGAGACGGGCGTTTAACGGATCCTACAGAAGCAGCACAGTTTGTCACTGAAACAGGTGTTGATTTCCTTGCTGCATCTATTGGAACGGTACACGGGATGTATAAAGGGGAACCAAAGCTACAGTTTGACTTATTAAAAGAAATAGCAGAAAAAATTCAAATACCACTCGTGCTACATGGTGGTTCAGGAACACCAGAGGATCAAGTGTTAAAAGCGATCGATTATGGAATTCGAAAGATTAATGTAAACACAGAAATTTCACTTACAGCAGTAACAACCATAGCCGAAGCACTAGAAGAGAACCCAAACGCACATCTAAGCTCAGTAATGACTGAAGCCCAAAACAAAATGATTGGGCACATGGAGAAAATCATTAAGCTATATCAAAATAAATAA
- a CDS encoding tripartite tricarboxylate transporter permease — protein sequence MDVLIQSLSEALTPFVILLMALGVLIGLIFGTVPGLTATMGMALFVPFTFGLDPVPGIAFLICLHLGGVSGGLVASTLLGIPGTPSSIATTFDAYPMSKNGEPLRALGIGVIASLIGGALSFVALVTISPVISRFAVQMGPFEFFALIFFALSLVAVLAKGSMLKGITAGFLGLAAGIVGFAPIDGLQRYTLGILELKGGIELLPLIMGLFAISQILIEILGDSKSQDIDFKAKGFAISLVEIVKNGWNLVRSSIIGIAFGILPGLGSGTSNLVAYAQAKQASKTSERFGKGAPEGIYASESANSASVGGSLIPMLSLGIPGDTVTAILLGGFMVHGLQPGPLFFTSNPHIVNVVFIAFFVAMIFVVFFQFFGMRLFTRVLTVPKQYLFPVIFVLTIVGAYTTNSSIFDIWVMVLFGVIGFFLVRNGFPIAPMILGFILGPLLETYLRRALMTTGNPTDFFTNPISALFILAGIACVIFTLRSEIKDKRKQSTNNTLNL from the coding sequence ATGGATGTTTTAATTCAAAGTTTATCTGAGGCATTAACTCCTTTTGTCATCCTTCTTATGGCACTAGGTGTGCTGATTGGACTGATATTTGGAACAGTACCTGGATTAACGGCAACAATGGGGATGGCTTTGTTTGTTCCGTTTACATTTGGGTTGGATCCAGTACCCGGAATCGCCTTTTTAATTTGCTTACATTTGGGTGGTGTCTCTGGCGGATTGGTCGCATCTACACTTCTGGGTATTCCCGGTACCCCGTCTTCCATTGCGACAACCTTTGACGCATACCCCATGTCTAAAAACGGTGAACCTCTTCGGGCACTCGGAATTGGTGTCATCGCATCACTAATTGGTGGCGCCTTAAGCTTTGTTGCACTTGTTACTATTTCACCAGTTATCTCTCGGTTTGCCGTACAGATGGGGCCATTTGAGTTTTTTGCACTAATATTCTTCGCTTTATCCCTGGTTGCAGTACTTGCAAAGGGAAGTATGCTAAAAGGTATAACAGCTGGCTTTCTTGGTCTAGCTGCTGGAATAGTAGGATTTGCACCGATAGATGGTTTGCAGCGCTATACATTAGGTATTCTTGAGCTAAAAGGTGGAATTGAACTATTACCACTAATAATGGGATTGTTTGCAATCTCTCAAATTTTAATTGAGATTCTAGGTGATTCAAAAAGCCAGGACATTGATTTTAAGGCCAAAGGTTTTGCCATCTCTCTCGTAGAGATCGTCAAAAACGGATGGAATCTAGTCCGCTCATCAATAATAGGAATTGCCTTTGGAATTTTGCCAGGTTTGGGTAGTGGAACCTCAAATCTCGTTGCATACGCACAAGCGAAGCAAGCTTCCAAAACATCAGAACGTTTTGGAAAAGGAGCACCAGAGGGGATCTATGCTTCTGAATCAGCAAACTCAGCAAGTGTCGGTGGCTCGCTGATTCCTATGCTTTCTCTAGGTATACCAGGTGATACGGTTACAGCCATTCTATTAGGTGGGTTTATGGTACATGGTCTTCAACCAGGGCCGTTATTTTTTACTAGTAACCCTCATATTGTAAACGTAGTATTTATCGCCTTTTTTGTAGCTATGATCTTTGTTGTTTTTTTTCAATTTTTTGGAATGAGATTATTTACACGAGTGTTAACAGTACCTAAACAATATCTATTTCCAGTCATTTTTGTGCTAACCATTGTCGGAGCGTATACAACAAATAGCTCAATTTTTGATATCTGGGTGATGGTACTGTTTGGTGTCATTGGTTTCTTTTTAGTACGTAATGGATTTCCTATTGCCCCAATGATTCTAGGGTTTATCCTTGGACCTTTACTTGAAACCTACCTGCGTAGAGCTCTAATGACAACAGGTAACCCGACTGATTTCTTTACAAATCCAATCTCAGCACTCTTTATCCTAGCTGGAATTGCCTGCGTAATCTTCACGCTTAGAAGTGAAATAAAAGATAAACGAAAACAAAGCACAAATAACACACTAAATCTGTGA
- the mmsB gene encoding multiple monosaccharide ABC transporter permease — protein MKTFLTIIQNNIRQYSMTFALLLIMLLFQVLTNGVLLQPLNITNLILQNSYILILAIGMVLVIITGHIDLSVGSIAAFIGALSAILMIQMNMDPFFTVLLCLLMGAIVGAWQGFWVAYVKIPAFIVTLAGMLIFRGITLIMLQGQSIAPFPPAFQQLSAGFLPDVFNGSGIHWLSLVIGIVLIVSLVFIEIRARRKQIKNGFDPLPRTLFFLKVAGMVAVIGVFAYILADYRGIPNILILLIVLIAFYSFVMKKTVIGRHIYAVGGNEKAAALSGIKTKRVTFMVFVNMGVLAALSGLIFAARLNAATPRAGNLFELDAIAASFIGGASAYGGVGSIIGAVIGGLVMGVMNNGMSILGLGIDWQQAIKGLVLLAAVAFDIMNKKRS, from the coding sequence ATGAAGACATTTCTTACAATCATTCAAAATAATATAAGGCAGTATAGTATGACCTTTGCTTTATTACTCATTATGCTATTGTTTCAAGTTTTAACAAACGGTGTGTTGCTACAGCCTCTTAATATCACAAACCTTATTTTACAGAATAGTTATATTCTCATTCTGGCAATTGGGATGGTGCTTGTAATTATTACTGGGCATATCGATTTATCGGTTGGCTCAATTGCTGCTTTTATTGGCGCACTGTCAGCAATTCTTATGATTCAAATGAATATGGATCCTTTTTTCACGGTTCTTCTCTGTTTGTTAATGGGGGCTATTGTTGGAGCATGGCAAGGCTTTTGGGTTGCGTATGTGAAGATTCCCGCTTTTATTGTGACACTTGCGGGCATGCTGATTTTCCGAGGCATTACGCTCATTATGCTTCAAGGACAATCGATTGCACCGTTTCCGCCAGCCTTTCAACAATTGAGTGCTGGATTTTTACCAGACGTGTTTAATGGTAGTGGTATTCATTGGTTATCTCTAGTCATAGGGATTGTGCTAATCGTCAGTCTTGTTTTTATAGAGATACGTGCAAGACGAAAACAAATTAAAAATGGCTTTGATCCTCTTCCTAGAACCTTATTCTTTTTAAAGGTTGCGGGAATGGTAGCTGTAATTGGTGTCTTCGCCTATATTTTAGCTGATTACCGAGGCATTCCTAATATCCTCATTTTATTAATTGTCTTAATTGCCTTCTACTCTTTTGTGATGAAAAAGACAGTTATCGGACGGCATATCTATGCAGTAGGTGGTAATGAAAAAGCAGCCGCCTTATCTGGTATCAAAACCAAACGAGTAACCTTTATGGTGTTTGTCAATATGGGTGTTTTAGCCGCCTTATCTGGTCTCATTTTTGCCGCGCGATTAAATGCAGCCACTCCTCGTGCTGGTAATCTCTTTGAGCTTGATGCAATTGCTGCAAGTTTTATTGGAGGAGCTTCAGCATATGGTGGGGTAGGTTCCATTATTGGGGCAGTGATTGGTGGACTCGTAATGGGTGTGATGAACAATGGGATGTCGATTCTTGGTTTAGGTATTGACTGGCAGCAAGCAATTAAAGGGTTGGTGCTGCTAGCAGCCGTTGCGTTTGACATTATGAATAAGAAGCGATCGTAG
- a CDS encoding MurR/RpiR family transcriptional regulator, giving the protein MVVQFSTTCRTKKESITASERKIINQLNQHDKPFLLSMNELSLLSQVSEPSVVRLYRKLGYASYQELKVALAQELAESRSAVSETHDIQVGDQADVVFEKISDQISSALAMTKDTLNVTTIEQAVFALQQAKRLYFFGQGLSGTIAEDGAHKFMRLGETTLSVKDPHYQAIYASHMNDQDVVIAISHSGETVDIIDVIEIAKSNGAQVIVITSNRNTTLASMATYLLLTQASETNKRSDAMVSRIVQLALIDTMYTRMVALGGDRLTSRVNQSRLAVTRMKK; this is encoded by the coding sequence ATCGTTGTCCAGTTTTCAACAACGTGTAGAACAAAAAAAGAATCCATTACCGCATCTGAGCGGAAGATTATTAATCAGTTAAATCAACATGATAAACCATTCTTACTTTCAATGAATGAATTATCACTATTAAGTCAAGTGAGTGAGCCAAGTGTCGTTCGATTATATCGCAAGCTTGGTTACGCTAGTTATCAAGAATTAAAGGTCGCACTTGCTCAAGAGCTCGCAGAATCAAGATCAGCTGTGTCAGAAACTCATGATATCCAGGTTGGTGATCAGGCAGATGTTGTATTCGAAAAAATTTCAGATCAGATTAGTTCTGCGTTAGCCATGACCAAAGATACTTTAAATGTAACGACTATAGAACAGGCAGTATTCGCCCTTCAGCAGGCCAAACGTCTTTACTTTTTTGGCCAAGGACTCTCAGGAACAATTGCTGAGGATGGAGCGCATAAATTTATGCGGTTAGGTGAAACAACTCTGTCGGTTAAAGATCCACATTATCAAGCTATTTATGCAAGCCATATGAACGATCAAGACGTTGTTATTGCAATCTCGCACTCCGGTGAAACCGTTGACATTATTGATGTGATTGAAATCGCTAAGAGTAATGGTGCTCAAGTCATTGTAATTACGTCTAATCGAAATACAACACTTGCAAGTATGGCAACGTATCTTCTATTAACACAAGCATCAGAAACAAACAAGCGTTCCGATGCAATGGTTTCAAGGATTGTTCAGCTTGCTTTAATTGATACGATGTATACAAGGATGGTTGCTTTAGGTGGCGACAGATTAACAAGTAGAGTCAATCAATCAAGACTCGCTGTTACACGTATGAAGAAATAA